AACGTCTGGGTAGTGCGCTTCGCCAGCAGGAAGCCGACATCATTATCACTGCCCTGGAAGAAGGCGGCAGTAGGACCGAAGTAGCAAGAAAACTGGGCATTAGCCCACGAACATTGCGCTACAAATTGGCGAAGCTGCGTGATGCCGGAGTATGTGTTCCGGCCTGATGGATCCATTTCCTGTCACAGAAACGAATATCCAAGTAAAGGAGAGCAACATGAGTGCTGTTGATGTCAACCAGCTTCTAAACCAGATGAAACACGTGGCTGCCCTGGCCGATAGAAAACCTGAGGTTAACCCGGGAAACAGCCAGGGCCTGGATTTTGCTGAAGTGCTTCGCGGATCGGTAGAGGCCGTGAATGATTTGCAGAATCATGCTTCCGACATGTCTCAAAAATTTGAGCTTGGGGATCCATCCGTGAATCTGACGGAGGTCATGGTAGAGCTTCAGAAAGCCAATGTTTCC
This sequence is a window from Thiolapillus brandeum. Protein-coding genes within it:
- the fliE gene encoding flagellar hook-basal body complex protein FliE; the protein is MSAVDVNQLLNQMKHVAALADRKPEVNPGNSQGLDFAEVLRGSVEAVNDLQNHASDMSQKFELGDPSVNLTEVMVELQKANVSFEAMKQVRNKLLTAYKDVMSMQV